Proteins from one Psilocybe cubensis strain MGC-MH-2018 chromosome 11, whole genome shotgun sequence genomic window:
- a CDS encoding Transcription elongation factor SPT5 gives MTLNARYYAVDANRAVTKKIHTLANASGRSPRLDLLMGGKSLQPHIHDGVVSIVNKGRTTRFHIFVKNHKFLPRNKSLRRWGNARWRGDVVVFRKGLSLDLVNFTIRDGKLADHAVKSTSSVAQTRVFRENRNEEDPRIRQFLDTEAQVDDEISEEDEQTGSGEIDREDGFIDDDTPPDVGHSVLPTQLSVHRHTEGALERLISRIESRINAAGDGGFAIPEDPDDTLHDNGLLYIPRADDYPLWRVECRVGIEEQAVMSLLSTVSEVHQVRSAFTRGSTQGSIYIECKMNQALVDLLLRTPGVLRNGLGIKRQLIDSSEYSQVLGMRDGPVDVGAWVVIKKGLYKGDVGVVSQKSFQHARILLIPRLHTTPQNPLKRKSSTVKPAAKLFDPDHFRQLFPTDVQSRGPDCYCFRDMDFEQGLLAQNLDHRSFTVNVKDIPHDFYTMFRMSQHPAVNRSHMPRPREWTLKEGDAVLICSTPSTSTSFFAPAILKVMDTYYAEVLEIGTHGVPLADNPTKRVPWQEIRKDVKIGQHVCVRGGHHTGKTGWVVALKDDRVHFVSKKFEGEIPTYFRDGDEVIESTEVFVNFVDIAKEPVVLHHKHEPEQTAIIPYVRQPESGPLPKTPPHPWCGVKVKISKQHHPRKGEYGVIQDVKENLDDNTITLHMQLTRYDPNAPFHRISVRYDDVVEFASSLELVLFLDPGEGHIRPTPTQTLSTPQPEQGHDTSAHHPYLMERPSGSATPLPTPAPNNLSSPPSPAWDPSSRTPLSDSVASDPLWMPPAPPPHVLLNPKLVGVKLNAVVDGGDFSKQLIAVSIELHGNEVVLRHKKYHTWISLEPRWVTPKYPHPIHDNNLLVVIKGDHSGKYVRRIHHRLDQLTKKINIILSVVARTVGSPDSLTGEQLELDPQFLCTVPETKKERELNWRVMNTTRAMHNRGPSQNQ, from the exons ATGACCCTTAATGCCAGATATTATGCGGTCGATGCAAACCGTGCTGTAACGAAGAAAATACACACTCTTGCAAACGCGAGCGGGAGGAGTCCTAGACTGGACTTATTGATGGGCGGGAAATCGCTGCAGCCACACATACATGACGGCGTGGTGTCGATCGTTAACAAAGGGCGGACTACACGCTTTCATATCTTCGTTAAGAATCACAAGTTTCTGCCTCGCAACAAATCTCTTAGACGCTGGGGAAATGCACGATGGAGAGGGGATGTCGTCGTGTTCCGCAAAGGTCTAAGTCTGGACCTCGTCAATTTCACCATACGGGATGGGAAGTTGGCTGACCACGCAGTGAAGAG CACAAGCAGTGTAGCGCAGACCAGAGTGTTTCGCGAAAATCGCAATGAAGAAG ATCCCAGAATCCGCCAGTTCCTGGACACCGAAGCTCAAGTTGACGACGAAATTTCTGAGGAAGACGAACAGACGGGATCCGGAGAAATAGATAGAGAAG ATGGATTCATCGACGATGATACACCCCCGGATGTTGGGCATTCCGTTCTACCGACCCAGTTATCAGTTCATAGGCATACCGAGGGAGCATTAGAGCGCTTGATTTCGCGCATCGAGTCCAGAATCAATGCCGCGGGAGATGGGGGATTCGCCATTCCTGAAGATCCAGACGATACACTCCATGACAATGGTTTGTTGTACATACCTAGGGCGGATGATTATCCACTGTGGCGGGTTGAATGTAGA GTTGGTATTGAAGAACAGGCTGTGATGTCTCTGCTCAGCACAGTCTCGGAAGTACATCAGGTTCGTTCCGCATTCACTCGAGGATCAACACAGGGCAGTATCTATATCGAATGTAAAATGAACCAAGCCCTCGTCGACCTTCTTCTACGGACACCAGGTGTACTGCGTAACGGCTTGGGTATCAAACGACAGCTCATCGACTCTTCAGAGTATAGTCAAGTGCTTGGGATGAGGGATGGTCCCGTGGACGTCGGTGCATGGGTAGTCATCAAGAAAGGCTTGTACAAGGGAGACGTTGGCGTGGTTTCACAAAAAAGTTTTCAACATGCCCGTATTCTCCTCATTCCTCGGCTACATACGACCCCACAGAACCCCCTCAAGCGAAAATCATCGACTGTTAAGCCGGCTGCTAAGCTCTTCGATCCGGATCACTTTCGACAGCTTTTCCCAACCGACGTGCAGAGCCGTGGGCCTGATTGCTACTGCTTTCGCGATATGGACTTCGAACAAGGGCTTCTGGCCCAAAATTTGGACCACCGTTCATTCACAGTTAACGTCAAGGACATACCCCATGACTTCTACACCATGTTTAGAATGAGCCAACACCCAGCAGTTAATCGCTCGCATATGCCACGCCCGCGCGAATGGACTTTGAAAGAAGGCGACGCGGTTCTCATTTGCAGCACCCCTTCAACCTCTACGTCGTTTTTTGCCCCAGCTATCTTGAAGGTTATGGATACCTACTATGCGGAAGTCCTCGAAATAGGGACACACGGTGTACCTCTAGCCGACAACCCAACAAAACGTGTGCCGTGGCAAGAAATCAGGAAGGATGTTAAAATCGGACAACATGTTTGTGTACGGGGTGGACATCATACTGGCAAGACAGGCTGGGTAGTTGCTCTCAAAGATGATCGAGTTCATTTTGTCAGCAAGAAGTTTGAAGGTGAAATACCTACTTATTTTAGGGATGGTGACGAGGTCATTGAA TCAACAGAGGTTTTTGTCAACTTTGTAGACATTGCAAAGGAGCCCGTCGTGCTGCACCACAAGCACGAGCCAGAACAAACTGCCATAATCCCTTATGTGCGCCAGCCAGAATCTGGTCCCCTTCCCAAGACGCCTCCACATCCATGGTGTGGAGTAAAAGTGAAGATATCTAAGCAGCACCATCCTCGAAAAGGCGAATACGGAGTAATTCAGGATGTCAAGGAAAATCTCGATGACAATACTATAACGTTGCACATGCAGTTGACGCGATACGACCCGAATGCCCCATTTCACAGAATATCAGTCCGTTACGACGACGTCGTTGAATTTGC ATCTTCTCTTGAGCTCGTCCTGTTCCTTGATCCCGGTGAGGGTCATATTCGACCTACCCCAACGCAAACTTTGTCTACGCCGCAACCCGAGCAAGGTCATGATACATCCGCCCATCACCCTTATCTGATGGAGAGGCCGTCTGGTAGTGCAACGCCCCTTCcgacaccagcaccaaatAATTTGTCTTCTCCACCTAGTCCAGCTTGGGACCCCTCTTCGAGAACTCCGTTATCTGATTCCGTGGCGTCTGATCCATTGTGGATGCCTCCAGCACCACCCCCACATGTCCTCTTGAACCCAAAACTCGTGGGAGTTAAACTGAATGCTGTAGTTGACGGCGGAGATTTTTCTAAGCAGCTAATTGCAGTGTCTATCGAGCTTCATGGCAACGAGGTTGTTCTCCGACATAAAAAATATCACACATGGATTTCATTAGAACCCCGTTGGGTCACCCCTAAATACCCTCATCCAATTCACGACAACAACCTTCTCGTCGTCATAAAAGGAGATCACAGCGGCAAATACGTTCGTCGCATTCATCACCGACTAGATCAGCTAACCAAGAAAATCAACATTATTCTATCCGTTGTGGCCAGGACCGTCGGCTCGCCTGATTCCTTAACTGGCGAGCAATTGGAACTCGATCCGCAGTTTCTTTGTACTGTTCccgaaacaaagaaagaaagagaattgaACTGGCGTGTCATGAATACAACGCGAGCTATGCATAATCGCGGACCTAGTCAAAATCAGTAG
- a CDS encoding UDP-glycosyltransferase 84A1, with product MSSTPLESTNHFLFTAFPVWSHVRSFCTLAARLVREYNSVVVTIILSPDLLGKGQAEVDAELGSEVSESTRRRIRILATFQSKSTDIFSLFQPLAETYPAAYKTLFDGKSISCSVKGTLFDPVPAPRAVILDPLALAQIASTRAISGNNVPIFSWLVGHAATIIRLFGPEKYGGLDDIKAKTEAEAVRRGVSPEEIGDSIITHTEGKILKIPGAPEMYDWEAMPQPPPFKSNMTPILNMQYQGMRQTDGAFLVTAYAFEKESIEALKSWHSEINKEVFVVGPLLPSIGGAVSDTTRGSSETELFLQNAQAKYGEHSVIFISFGTIHWPQNHEYIEEVVEALIEKNIPFIFAYASPIAQLSEELKARLEASGLGLISKWLPQQYILNHPATGWFVTHCGQNSVLEALGGGTPMICWPAGADQPIAAQQIESVLKVGIELIEVRLGEEGMKPLLRNGRKAQGTRKAVGKEFRDVLDLCRSEEGEDLRKNVLAIKAQFSECWGPTGASRREYESFLKKYGVGF from the exons ATGTCTTCTACACCACTTGAGAGCACCAATCACTTTCTGTTCACTGCTTTTCCAGTCTGGA GCCATGTTCGATCGTTTTGTACTTTGGCTGCCCGGCTAGTCAGAGAGTACAACAGCGTAGTGGTTACAATTATTCTTTCTCCCGATCTTTTAGGCAAAGGTCAGGCTGAGGTCGATGCGGAGCTTGGATCCGAAGTGTCTGAGAGCACTCGTCGCCGCATTAG GATATTGGCCACGTTTCAGTCTAAATCCACGGATATCTTCAGTCTCTTTCAGCCTCTGGCAGAAACGTATCCGGCAGCCTATAAAACACTTTTTGATGGGAAATCCATCTCTTGTTCGGTCAAGGGAACGTTATTCGACCCCGTTCCTGCTCCACGAGCCGTGATACTTGAT CCTCTTGCACTCGCACAAATAGCGTCAACGCGTGCTATCTCTGGAAACAATGTCCCGATATTTTCCTGGCTTGTAGGACATGCAGCAACAATTATCAGATTATTTGGTCCCGAGAAATATGGCGGTCTAGACGATATAAAGGCCAAAACCGAGGCAGAGGCAGTTCGCAGGGGAGTCAGTCCGGAGGAAATTGGAGACTCG ATCATCACCCACACCGAAGGAAAAATCCTCAAAATCCCAGGTGCCCCGGAGATGTACGATTGGGAAGCTATGCCCCAGCCT CCCCCTTTCAAATCCAATATGACACCGATTTTGAATATGCAGTATCA AGGAATGAGGCAAACCGATGGAGCTTTCCTCGTCACCGCGTATGCTTTTGAAAAGGAGTCGATTGAAGCGCTCAAATCGTGGCATTCTGAGATCAATAAAGAGGTGTTTGTTGTCGGCCCTTTGCTTCCATCTATAGGTGGTGCTGTATCAGACACGACTCGTGGATCTTCCGAAACGGAATTGTTCCTCCAGAACGCGCAAGCTAAATATGGAGAACATTCAGTTATTTTT ATTTCGTTCGGTACAATTCATTGGCCTCAGAATCATGAATACATCGAAGAAGTTGTTGAGGCTTTGATAGAGAAGAATATTCCTTTC ATATTTGCATATGCTTCACCAATCGCCCAACTTTCGGAGGAACTGAAAGCGAGGCTGGAAGCATCTGGGCTTGGacttatttcaaaatggctACCACAGCAGTATATTTTGAATCATCCT GCTACAGGCTGGTTCGTTACGCACTGTGGTCAAAATAGCGTTCTAGAAGCTCTCGGTGGTGGAACTCCAAT GATATGCTGGCCTGCAGGCGCTGATCAGCCCATAGCTGCTCAACAAATCGAGTCTGTCCTCAAGGTCGGTATAGAATTGATTGAAGTGCGGCTTGGAGAGGAAGGCATGAAGCCACTGTTACGAAACGGACGCAAGGCTCAAGGCACCCGGAAGGCCGTTGGAAAGGAGTTCAGAGATGTTTTGGATTTGTGTAGAAGTGAAGAGGGGGAGGATCTTAGGAAAAATGTCCTAGCTATCAAGGCCCAATTCTCTGAGTGCTGGGGACCAACTGGCGCAAGTCGGCGAGAATACGAGTCCTTCTTAAAGAAATACGGAGTTGGGTTTTGA